Proteins found in one Fimbriimonadaceae bacterium genomic segment:
- a CDS encoding PEP-CTERM sorting domain-containing protein — MRLMICSALVVLLTQGALAQFTLFAAETNSGSLGGDTAHYGGVQQYDFASTGGSFVAGGGLAAADLHDPVGLVVRNSKLYVSNRWGNTQGKGSVQEFDFDFGTKTLSGGATVAEQTTAASQGFHGFQFAPNGDLYVTTVSNGTHRYRDTGSGYTEIASVANGAVRDVWISPDGKKMITSGVGNALHITDIVGDGFGNSTDFTMSQADATHQMAFRGGSLYVASFNSSKVIKVELDADYNPTSSSVLFDVSGAVGITFSPDGEEMFVSSHTGNFIQRYLDNGGTWTDNGKFDTGHNMGYLAAVPEPASMCVLGLGALALLRRRKKA; from the coding sequence ATGCGATTGATGATTTGCTCGGCCCTTGTAGTCTTACTGACCCAAGGGGCATTGGCCCAGTTCACTCTCTTCGCCGCGGAGACCAACTCCGGTTCCCTTGGCGGAGACACCGCTCACTACGGCGGCGTCCAGCAGTACGACTTTGCCTCGACGGGCGGCTCGTTTGTCGCCGGTGGGGGCTTGGCCGCCGCCGATCTGCACGACCCGGTCGGTCTCGTCGTCCGGAACAGCAAACTCTACGTCAGCAACCGCTGGGGCAACACCCAGGGCAAAGGGAGTGTCCAAGAATTCGACTTCGACTTTGGGACGAAGACCTTGTCCGGCGGTGCGACAGTCGCCGAGCAGACCACGGCGGCCAGCCAAGGGTTCCACGGGTTCCAGTTCGCCCCGAACGGCGACCTCTATGTCACCACGGTCTCCAACGGCACCCACCGTTACCGTGACACCGGTTCGGGCTACACGGAGATCGCCAGCGTCGCCAACGGCGCGGTCCGCGACGTGTGGATTTCGCCGGACGGCAAGAAGATGATCACGTCGGGCGTCGGTAACGCCCTCCACATCACCGACATTGTCGGGGACGGGTTTGGCAACTCGACGGACTTCACCATGAGCCAAGCTGACGCGACCCATCAGATGGCGTTCAGAGGCGGGTCGCTCTATGTCGCGAGCTTCAACAGCAGCAAGGTCATCAAGGTCGAACTCGACGCTGATTACAACCCCACGTCGAGCAGCGTTCTATTTGACGTCAGTGGCGCCGTCGGCATCACTTTCAGCCCCGATGGCGAGGAAATGTTCGTCTCCAGCCACACCGGCAACTTCATCCAGCGCTACTTGGACAACGGCGGCACCTGGACGGACAACGGCAAGTTCGACACCGGACACAACATGGGCTACTTGGCCGCTGTGCCCGAGCCCGCGAGCATGTGTGTCCTCGGCCTTGGTGCCTTGGCGCTCCTCCGCCGCCGCAAGAAAGCCTGA
- a CDS encoding amino acid permease, whose amino-acid sequence MREGQGAHLVRQIGLGSGVAVVVGSTIGSGIFRSPAGIAEQLPGPLPFLLVWVVGGFFVLCGALTLAEVGSAYPYAGGLYVYIREAFGRQAAFLFGWAQLILIRPSSVGAVAVVFGEHALRLFGVQKEHPAFVGLVTALSVAAILGVAAANIRGVKLGTGVQNLTTLAKTAGLLALVVLAFAVGLPKTGGHFSPAVPPGSFNLSLFGLALVSALWAYDGWTDGTYVGGEMTEPRKNLPRATLLGTLAVIGVYLLANVAYLSVFSAQEVAASPLVAADVMSRLVGAGGVTFIVATVMVSTYGTLNGSVLTSPRLFFAMAEDKLIFPQLATVHPKFKTPTTAVVLVACLGVLYVVVAAAFTGSKTFSTLTDAFVIASVPFYALAVGSVFVFRRRRRRLPTSAGPEPDSLVDAGDDAGTGARPHVYEPAALTPGFPVVPALFILSTVFLLGNSLLDPGARGATLVTLGLVALGYPVYAFTIGRRAA is encoded by the coding sequence ATGCGAGAAGGTCAGGGGGCGCACCTTGTCCGTCAGATCGGCTTGGGCAGCGGGGTCGCGGTGGTCGTCGGGAGCACGATCGGGTCGGGGATCTTCAGGAGCCCGGCGGGCATCGCCGAGCAACTCCCGGGCCCGCTTCCGTTCCTCCTCGTATGGGTCGTCGGAGGCTTCTTTGTCCTGTGCGGGGCCTTGACTTTGGCCGAGGTGGGCAGCGCCTATCCCTATGCCGGCGGCTTGTACGTCTACATCCGCGAGGCGTTTGGGCGACAGGCCGCGTTCCTGTTTGGCTGGGCGCAGCTCATCTTGATCCGGCCCTCGTCGGTCGGGGCGGTCGCCGTGGTGTTTGGTGAGCACGCCTTGAGGCTGTTCGGCGTGCAGAAAGAGCATCCGGCGTTCGTGGGGTTGGTCACCGCCCTGTCCGTCGCCGCGATCCTTGGCGTGGCCGCGGCGAACATTCGCGGGGTCAAGTTGGGGACGGGCGTCCAGAATCTGACGACCCTGGCGAAGACGGCCGGGCTGCTCGCCCTGGTCGTCCTGGCCTTTGCGGTGGGCCTGCCCAAAACGGGCGGCCACTTCTCACCCGCCGTGCCGCCTGGCAGTTTCAATCTGTCCCTGTTCGGCCTCGCCCTGGTCTCGGCGTTGTGGGCGTATGACGGCTGGACGGACGGCACCTACGTCGGTGGGGAAATGACGGAGCCGCGCAAGAACCTGCCTCGGGCGACCCTGTTAGGGACGCTCGCCGTCATCGGGGTCTACCTCCTCGCCAATGTCGCCTACCTGTCCGTCTTTTCGGCGCAAGAGGTCGCCGCGAGCCCCCTGGTCGCGGCCGACGTCATGAGCCGTCTGGTCGGGGCGGGCGGGGTCACCTTCATTGTGGCGACCGTCATGGTGTCCACCTATGGCACCCTCAACGGGTCGGTGCTGACGAGCCCTCGACTGTTCTTCGCCATGGCGGAGGACAAGCTCATCTTCCCCCAATTGGCCACCGTCCATCCCAAGTTCAAGACGCCGACCACCGCGGTCGTCTTGGTCGCTTGCCTTGGCGTCCTGTACGTTGTCGTCGCGGCCGCGTTCACCGGGTCAAAGACCTTTTCGACCCTGACGGACGCCTTCGTCATCGCGAGCGTCCCGTTTTATGCTCTGGCGGTGGGTTCTGTGTTCGTGTTCCGCCGTCGGCGACGACGTCTGCCCACTTCGGCCGGGCCGGAACCGGACTCCTTGGTCGACGCTGGTGACGACGCCGGGACCGGGGCCCGGCCTCATGTCTATGAGCCCGCCGCTCTGACGCCCGGGTTCCCCGTGGTGCCGGCCCTGTTCATTCTCTCGACCGTCTTTCTCTTGGGCAACTCGTTGCTGGACCCCGGGGCTAGGGGGGCCACCTTGGTCACCTTGGGTCTGGTCGCCCTCGGGTACCCGGTTTACGCGTTCACGATCGGTCGGCGCGCGGCATAG
- a CDS encoding PEP-CTERM sorting domain-containing protein: MNRGLWLAGVSLVFASPAAAQTLISDFESFTAPTANGTVLFRDPRFSGSTSGNLLTDPNLSQVVKPDGGVGGNVTNVLKTNFQFIDGEASRWLRLTTFNATNLKNPTVDFTQWLKFDVYTTKDITIAIGLRETNTTAAIGENGGTSGSIEWVSNDSLSGTGGPGGGTLITAGSWFHYAIDLAAPPVVKGFTGNGVLESTTGKGVLENFGIKPVGGDAGPYEVYFDNIRQEAVPEPATLVVLGLGALALRRRRSQ; this comes from the coding sequence ATGAACAGAGGACTCTGGCTCGCGGGTGTGTCGCTCGTTTTCGCCTCCCCCGCCGCCGCACAGACGCTGATTTCCGATTTCGAATCCTTCACCGCCCCGACGGCAAACGGCACCGTGCTTTTCCGCGACCCCCGGTTCTCCGGCAGCACGTCAGGCAACCTTCTCACCGACCCCAACCTCAGTCAAGTCGTCAAACCCGACGGAGGCGTCGGTGGCAACGTCACCAACGTTCTGAAGACCAACTTCCAGTTCATTGACGGTGAGGCCAGCCGCTGGTTGCGGCTGACCACCTTCAACGCCACCAACCTGAAGAACCCGACGGTCGACTTCACCCAGTGGCTCAAGTTCGACGTCTACACCACAAAGGACATCACCATCGCGATCGGCCTGCGTGAGACCAACACCACCGCCGCGATCGGCGAGAACGGCGGCACCAGTGGCTCGATCGAGTGGGTCTCCAACGACTCGCTTTCCGGCACGGGCGGCCCCGGCGGAGGCACGCTCATCACCGCAGGCTCGTGGTTCCACTACGCCATCGACTTGGCCGCGCCGCCCGTGGTGAAGGGCTTCACCGGAAACGGAGTCCTCGAATCAACGACGGGTAAGGGCGTCCTAGAGAACTTCGGCATCAAGCCGGTCGGCGGCGACGCCGGCCCGTACGAGGTCTATTTCGACAACATCCGCCAGGAAGCGGTCCCCGAGCCAGCCACCCTGGTTGTCCTTGGCCTTGGCGCCCTCGCCCTCCGTCGGCGACGGTCGCAGTAA
- a CDS encoding menaquinone biosynthesis protein, translating to MPRFTVASVPYVNAAPLVWWFESQGEESPVQVRYDVPSKLPVLLERGEADAILVSSVDALREPGRRVLLAPAIATRGPVRSVRLFSRVPFDQVRTLAWDASSMTSNRLAMVVLGEMFGVRPEAVEMAPDLATMLGACDACVLIGDLGMTADGTGCHVLDLGKAWTDLTGVPFVWAVWAGGEGLTPELGAHLHAGWLKSGCGAQTERTAKTATALAWAAGRAGWTVEVADSYLNQTMDFGSESFLESSLRTFRELLLAHGFEDCRHFPMVVGPTADCPV from the coding sequence ATGCCCCGGTTCACGGTCGCGTCGGTGCCCTATGTGAACGCCGCCCCGCTGGTGTGGTGGTTCGAGTCGCAAGGCGAGGAGTCGCCGGTCCAGGTGCGCTACGACGTGCCGTCGAAGCTGCCAGTCCTGCTGGAACGGGGCGAGGCCGATGCGATCTTGGTCAGCAGCGTCGACGCTTTGCGCGAGCCGGGCCGCCGCGTCCTTCTTGCCCCAGCGATCGCGACTCGGGGCCCGGTCCGGAGTGTCCGTCTGTTCAGCCGCGTCCCGTTCGACCAGGTCCGGACGCTGGCCTGGGACGCCAGCTCAATGACGAGCAACCGCTTGGCCATGGTGGTCCTCGGCGAAATGTTCGGCGTCAGGCCGGAAGCGGTCGAGATGGCCCCAGACTTGGCCACGATGCTGGGTGCATGCGACGCCTGCGTCCTGATCGGGGACCTCGGCATGACCGCCGACGGCACGGGGTGCCATGTCCTCGACTTAGGCAAGGCCTGGACAGACCTGACCGGGGTGCCGTTCGTTTGGGCGGTGTGGGCAGGTGGCGAGGGGTTGACCCCTGAACTGGGCGCGCACCTCCATGCGGGATGGCTCAAGAGCGGGTGCGGGGCACAGACCGAGCGGACCGCCAAGACCGCGACCGCTCTCGCTTGGGCGGCGGGCCGGGCCGGATGGACGGTGGAGGTGGCGGACAGTTACCTGAACCAGACAATGGACTTCGGTTCGGAGTCGTTCTTAGAGTCGTCCCTCCGCACGTTCCGCGAGTTGCTTCTTGCCCACGGGTTCGAGGACTGCCGCCACTTTCCCATGGTCGTCGGGCCGACCGCCGACTGTCCCGTGTGA
- a CDS encoding class I SAM-dependent methyltransferase → MQSDEYGKMRAAEDTYWWFVARRRLALSLVKRFAPGGGRILDVGCGTGAVLNELAEVGATAGVDVSPLALGFASERGLKNLVLGDAQRLPFRPGSYDTVVSLDTVEHVPDDVAAVKGVFDALKPGGVFVMNLPAFAWLWGPHDVALMHCRRYTARQVRRLLVDAGFQVEFLSYSVFFLFPAVVLTRCVERFRRGPAKVRLPAVNGPVNAALVALMEFESRVMSAVPLPWGSSVCVVARKPAARDTIGR, encoded by the coding sequence GTGCAGAGTGACGAATACGGCAAGATGCGCGCGGCGGAGGACACCTATTGGTGGTTCGTCGCCCGCCGCCGCTTGGCGTTGTCTTTGGTCAAGAGGTTCGCGCCCGGCGGCGGCCGCATCCTTGACGTCGGCTGCGGTACCGGGGCGGTCCTCAACGAACTGGCCGAGGTCGGCGCGACAGCGGGGGTCGACGTCTCACCGCTGGCCCTCGGTTTCGCCAGTGAGCGAGGCCTGAAGAACCTGGTTCTGGGCGACGCCCAGCGTCTGCCGTTCCGGCCCGGCTCGTACGACACCGTCGTCTCGCTCGACACCGTCGAGCACGTCCCCGACGACGTGGCAGCGGTGAAAGGGGTCTTCGACGCGCTCAAGCCGGGAGGGGTCTTCGTCATGAACCTGCCTGCGTTCGCCTGGCTTTGGGGACCCCATGACGTGGCGCTGATGCACTGCCGCCGGTACACGGCCAGGCAGGTGAGGCGCCTCCTCGTGGACGCCGGGTTCCAGGTGGAGTTTCTGTCATACAGTGTGTTCTTCCTCTTCCCGGCGGTGGTGCTCACCCGGTGTGTCGAACGCTTCCGCCGGGGGCCGGCAAAGGTGCGGCTGCCCGCCGTGAACGGCCCGGTCAACGCCGCTCTGGTCGCCTTGATGGAGTTTGAGTCGAGGGTCATGTCCGCGGTGCCGCTGCCATGGGGCAGCAGCGTCTGCGTCGTGGCGCGGAAACCTGCGGCGCGTGATACCATCGGCCGGTGA
- a CDS encoding glycosyltransferase family 2 protein, with the protein MTVRLAIVVPAYDESARIGPTLATLAAFVASLPYSCQVLVVSDGSKDGTEKVVSDFAQSHPGFQCVHYAVNRGKGYAVKQGVFAADAEYILVSDADLATPIDEVDKLWKAIDAGADVAIGSRPLRESQLEVRQPFYREMAGRMFNLAVQLLAVRGIKDTQCGFKLFRAEVAREIFRRATVDRFGFDFEALMIAHDLGYRIAEIPVRWRHQEGSKVVLLRDGPEMLGQLVRLRLKGKAKRLALPAEAGRAE; encoded by the coding sequence TTGACTGTCCGCCTTGCCATCGTGGTGCCCGCGTACGACGAATCGGCCCGAATCGGGCCGACTTTGGCCACATTGGCGGCGTTTGTCGCGTCGTTGCCGTACAGTTGCCAGGTTTTGGTCGTCAGCGACGGCAGCAAGGACGGGACTGAAAAAGTTGTCAGCGACTTTGCACAATCGCACCCAGGCTTCCAATGCGTCCACTATGCGGTGAACCGGGGGAAGGGCTACGCGGTCAAGCAGGGGGTCTTTGCCGCTGACGCCGAGTACATCCTCGTCTCAGACGCCGACTTGGCGACGCCGATCGACGAGGTCGACAAACTGTGGAAGGCCATAGACGCGGGGGCCGACGTGGCGATCGGCAGCCGGCCGCTGCGCGAGAGCCAACTCGAAGTCCGGCAGCCGTTCTACCGCGAGATGGCCGGGCGCATGTTCAACCTGGCCGTCCAGCTCCTCGCCGTCCGAGGGATCAAGGACACCCAGTGCGGCTTCAAGCTCTTCCGGGCCGAAGTCGCCCGCGAAATCTTCCGCCGTGCGACAGTCGACCGGTTCGGGTTTGATTTTGAGGCCCTCATGATCGCCCACGACCTTGGTTACCGGATCGCCGAGATCCCGGTGAGGTGGAGGCACCAGGAGGGGTCGAAGGTGGTGTTGCTGCGCGACGGGCCGGAGATGCTCGGCCAGCTCGTGAGGCTCCGGTTGAAGGGGAAGGCGAAGAGGTTGGCGTTGCCGGCCGAGGCGGGCCGTGCAGAGTGA
- a CDS encoding heme o synthase, producing MLMDADGALRDDPHLQADSDQAHHHPNPASNPHQNVKFAKYALATLVYTVATVVFGAFVRASLSGDGCGNNWPLCGDGRGVIPAFSQIKTVFEFGHRASSGILFFAMVGLFVFGRRAFPKGAAARQAANWAFGLTIFEALIGAALVKMGWVTVDKSMARAVTMPVHLMSTFALTASLTLAWHFGRGGERVRFAGQGGVGTALKAMVGGVALLGVTGAISALGKTAFALELASAKTIADRWAQHLGENAPAILKGGILHPLVATSVGVIVLWLAGYVSEHRPTPAVHKWSRWTVGLYVGQFVFGIANLIVSAPVWMQLVHLALAVSGWIALVLLCANALGVSWSAQDDVHEAPAEPRSLGETVKAYIALTKPRIISLLLFTTIAAMVIAKGGWPDWWLTLWVTVGGYMAAGAANAFNMIVEQDIDVAMERTSHRPTVTHAVTKRQALVFAYSMAVGSFAILTWSANLLSATMALCGLLTYVFVYTLWLKRRTWQNIVIGGAAGAFPPLVGYAAVAGSLNPFAWFLFALIFAWTPVHFWALAILIKDDYAKAGVPMLPVVKGDRVTVVQIVIYAVITALVCAMPLLEKTAVGPVYLVGSGLLNAGLLAHSLLLFKTPDRPHARKLFKFSMVYLALIFIVIAVDRTVMA from the coding sequence ATGCTCATGGATGCCGACGGTGCCCTGAGGGACGACCCTCACCTACAGGCCGACTCCGACCAGGCCCACCATCATCCTAACCCAGCATCGAACCCACACCAAAACGTCAAGTTTGCCAAGTACGCCTTGGCGACCCTTGTCTACACGGTCGCGACCGTCGTTTTTGGCGCGTTTGTCCGCGCTTCCCTGTCAGGAGACGGTTGCGGCAACAACTGGCCTCTCTGTGGCGACGGCCGGGGTGTGATCCCTGCGTTCAGCCAGATCAAGACCGTTTTTGAGTTCGGCCACCGGGCGAGCAGTGGGATCCTTTTCTTCGCCATGGTCGGGCTGTTCGTCTTCGGACGACGGGCGTTCCCCAAGGGCGCGGCGGCCCGCCAGGCGGCGAACTGGGCGTTCGGCCTGACCATCTTCGAGGCTCTCATCGGGGCCGCCCTCGTCAAGATGGGCTGGGTGACGGTCGACAAGTCCATGGCCCGGGCTGTGACCATGCCCGTCCACCTGATGAGCACGTTCGCGCTCACCGCCTCGCTCACCCTGGCCTGGCACTTCGGACGCGGGGGCGAGAGGGTCCGTTTCGCCGGTCAAGGGGGCGTCGGCACCGCCCTCAAGGCGATGGTCGGCGGTGTCGCCCTTTTGGGCGTCACCGGGGCGATCAGCGCACTTGGCAAGACCGCGTTCGCCCTTGAATTGGCCTCGGCTAAGACTATCGCCGACCGGTGGGCCCAACACCTAGGCGAGAACGCCCCGGCGATCCTGAAGGGCGGCATCCTTCACCCGCTCGTCGCCACGTCCGTCGGCGTCATCGTCCTGTGGCTGGCCGGATATGTCTCCGAGCACCGCCCCACCCCGGCGGTGCACAAGTGGAGCCGCTGGACCGTCGGGCTTTATGTTGGCCAGTTCGTCTTCGGTATCGCCAACCTGATCGTCTCGGCCCCGGTGTGGATGCAGCTCGTCCACCTGGCCCTCGCGGTTTCCGGCTGGATCGCCCTGGTGCTCCTGTGCGCCAACGCCCTCGGGGTTAGTTGGTCGGCCCAAGACGATGTCCACGAGGCCCCGGCCGAGCCACGGTCTCTGGGCGAGACGGTGAAGGCCTATATCGCCCTGACCAAGCCTCGGATCATCTCTCTCCTCCTCTTCACGACGATCGCGGCGATGGTGATCGCCAAGGGGGGCTGGCCCGACTGGTGGCTGACCTTGTGGGTCACGGTCGGCGGCTATATGGCGGCCGGCGCGGCCAACGCCTTCAACATGATCGTCGAGCAGGACATCGACGTGGCGATGGAGCGCACCAGCCACCGGCCTACCGTGACCCACGCGGTCACCAAGCGGCAGGCCCTGGTCTTCGCCTACTCGATGGCGGTCGGCTCTTTCGCCATCCTCACGTGGTCGGCCAACCTCTTGTCGGCCACGATGGCGCTGTGCGGGCTGCTCACCTACGTCTTCGTCTACACCCTCTGGCTCAAGCGTCGCACGTGGCAGAACATCGTGATCGGCGGGGCCGCCGGAGCCTTCCCGCCCTTGGTCGGTTACGCCGCCGTGGCCGGGAGCCTCAACCCGTTCGCGTGGTTCCTCTTCGCCCTGATCTTCGCTTGGACGCCGGTCCACTTCTGGGCGCTGGCGATCCTGATCAAAGACGACTACGCCAAGGCCGGCGTGCCGATGTTGCCCGTCGTCAAGGGAGACCGGGTCACTGTCGTCCAGATCGTCATTTATGCGGTCATCACCGCCCTGGTCTGCGCGATGCCGCTCCTTGAGAAAACGGCCGTGGGGCCGGTCTATCTGGTGGGCTCGGGACTTTTGAACGCCGGGCTGCTCGCCCATAGCCTGCTCTTGTTCAAAACGCCGGACCGACCCCACGCCAGGAAGCTCTTCAAGTTCTCGATGGTCTATCTGGCCTTGATCTTTATCGTTATTGCCGTGGACAGGACGGTGATGGCTTGA
- a CDS encoding cytochrome c3 family protein: MAQIFPPYANTIATASLFVAAGVPFVLLVGGTQITSSPANTKVDNPLDQPVPFSHKHHAKELGIDCRFCHSNVEDNAQASVPSTEVCMTCHSQIWTNSPLLDPVRQSWETGTPLQWNKVNSVPDFVYFNHSIHINRGVNCNTCHGPVQEMPITWKGQAFRMSWCLDCHNDPAKYLVQPVGGDNKSPREQVFMLYRKVSEGRPLNDAELALAEGLPNLIPQDETHTELGKKLVKDRKINVEQLKDCYICHH, encoded by the coding sequence ATGGCCCAAATCTTTCCTCCATACGCGAACACGATCGCGACGGCGAGCCTTTTCGTCGCCGCCGGCGTGCCGTTCGTGCTGCTTGTCGGCGGCACCCAGATCACCAGTTCGCCGGCCAACACCAAGGTCGACAACCCCCTGGACCAGCCCGTGCCGTTCAGTCACAAGCACCATGCCAAGGAGCTGGGGATCGACTGCCGCTTCTGCCACAGCAATGTCGAGGACAACGCCCAGGCCAGCGTCCCGTCCACCGAAGTCTGCATGACCTGCCACAGCCAGATCTGGACGAACAGCCCCTTGCTCGACCCGGTGCGTCAAAGCTGGGAGACGGGGACGCCCCTCCAGTGGAACAAGGTGAACTCCGTCCCCGATTTCGTTTACTTCAACCACTCGATCCACATCAACCGTGGCGTCAATTGCAACACGTGCCACGGCCCCGTGCAAGAGATGCCCATCACCTGGAAGGGCCAGGCGTTCCGCATGTCCTGGTGTCTGGACTGCCACAACGACCCCGCCAAGTACTTGGTGCAGCCCGTCGGCGGTGACAACAAGTCGCCGCGCGAACAGGTGTTCATGCTCTACCGCAAGGTTTCCGAGGGCAGACCGCTCAACGACGCTGAGTTGGCGCTGGCCGAGGGACTCCCCAACCTGATCCCGCAAGACGAGACCCACACCGAACTCGGCAAGAAGCTCGTCAAGGACAGGAAGATCAACGTCGAGCAGCTTAAGGACTGCTACATCTGCCACCACTGA